The window TCTTAAATATAAAACATGTTCTGCTAAAATTCAAAGGTCAGTCCTCTCATCTGGCAAAGCCCCAGCCATATTTTAACTGTTGCTATGTGAGTGAAAGGAATGATTGCTAATTAGTCATTGACATCATTGGTTACAGATACTAATTTCTATTCTGCAGGAAATTAGATTCAGAAACCCAATAACATTTTGCCATTGGGAGCAGGACTCCTTCCTCTTTTCATATGAGCCCTTTCTAGCCTGTCACCATTTTAACTTAACACATCTAATTTCTCAGCAGGAGGTTGCTACGCATTGGCAAGCATCAGGTCTCATCTTTGCtctccttttaaaagaaatcctttatCTAATTGCTTGCATTTGTGCAACATCTGTTTGCGAGGAAACAAAGTCAATTTACTAATGAAGAAGGCTCCTTTCAAGGTAGCCTCCAAGATACTTTTCTTCAAATAGTTCCTGAGACCTGGGCTCAGCAAGGAGCATTCTACAAATAGTTGAAATAACTTCTGTTTAGGACCTCTGTCCTAAAAACATCATGAGGACCAAAAGCTGTGGTCAAAACTCAGTAGTCAGCAGGCTTATTGAAAACCAGTTTTCTCAGGGTGTGTTCAGGAGGTTACAAATTACAAACATAAACTGCTTCATCACCACAGAATGTAGAAGCTGTTCACCAGAGGGTTGCAGGTGAAGCAGGGGTTTATGAcggaaaatgaaaaccaagttATTCAGCTGAAAGTTCTGGTGTCATGAAAAGAAGAAGAATGTAACTGGACAGCTGAGAATCTTGTTGGACACTTTAATTAAGACTACtactgtttaaaacaaacccaTATAAAGTGGTGATGGGTGAGCAAACCCCTCTAACATCTCATTCATAAACATGTATATGTGCTCAGAACTGTATTACTGTGGACTGGTTGCAAAGCAGTGGGCATATTGTGCCCAAAAGATGGCATTTATGAGGAGCGCAGGCCACAAtcccaagtcagcaagtgcctacaTGGAGCTTGACATGAaccgaggatgaagaaagccgtgggtaaagaagcaaaagtaacagtgcaagcaagatgagaagaaactggaatgtgctaagacacaatagtgaactgttagcaagttttaAAGGCTAGGTTCTCATACGCTTAATGTAACCAATTGTATgctagttgctgtgtgctacactgtatatgtatccactaatacagcaagctattgattATTGATTGATGttaatacagccagttattgtgtatgtatccAAGTATAACACACCAAGCTATTGTAAGCAGATGCAGAACAGTATAAAAAGAatagatgctttgtaataaacGGCATTCTCTGGATCACATTGATCATTTCAGCGTTGTCCATAACTCCCACGTCGTGACATATTACTTCTATTTTTGATTGACTTGAAGCCCTGATAATAattgtattttgaaaatttcaAGATAAAATTATTAAGTAAACATTTCGAACAATATTGTGTCCCTCTGTGTGATATAAGCTATGACAATTAGGGTGACCCAGAATAATTTTCTGTCTTGACAGGCGTCAGAAACTCCTGCACCCTGGAAAATCCTCTTATCGAGCATTGTTGGATTCAGTCACATTGAGTGATGAGAATGTCAAATTCCAAATTATTCATGAGGAGAATAAGGTGAGATCACACTCAGCATAAGAGGGTGCTTATAGAAAGAGCAGTGAATATTATCAACAATTCTGGTAATATTTGCAGGTTTTGAGGTTCTGCAGTGATAGACATTTAAGATATGAAGCAAAATATCAGTCTAAAGATGACCTTACTGGTCAATATTTATTTGACAGCTTGGGACTGGTCAGGGAGAACAGGTATTTTAAGGGATCTTTAACAACTTAGTGAAAAATCTGAATAGAACTctctctgaaaaacaaaaatgtctttaattcagtgttttctccaCTATtccaaaataattaattatttttctgtaaaggaaTAAGAAGACCAGCATCTCCTTTGTATTCTTGTGTTTGCATAAaggcagggtttttttatttgaaaaataagtcCTTGCATTTAAGAAGACAGCCAGGAAGAGGGATGTCTCCTATTTCTCTAATTTAACAGCACAGCAGCTAGCACATTCACTCAAAGAACAGGCAAACTTACCTGTCCTCAGATTGCAGGAGTTTGGAACTACAGCTCTCTTCCATGCTCGAAGCACTACACTCTATAGACACTctgcataaatatattttctgtctctcttgtTAATCCTGACCTTCTTTGCAGTCAGCACAGAAAAAGGAGTCTATTTTTCTAGATTTTAGGGTAGATGAAAGACTGAAGGCTCTGTGGCTTCCTAGGCTATTCTGGGGTTTATACAAAGGTgatataatttatttcctgGGAAGCAAGATCTGGAAATCCAGATGAATCTTTTCTATCTATCTTGCctactttctttccctttggtATTATGGCTCTTTCATGCCTTTTAAGAGAGCAGGGCTGATTGGCTTCTAGGTAGAGGGAAAACATATCATGCCAAAATTCTTCAGGCAGATTTGTGTCTCACAGAAGGATagattaagaaaggaaaaaaaacaaggaaaaaaagacttgTGGTGTAGGGATCTtccatggaagaaaaatgagtCATTTTGTACGAGCTACAACAGAGTGACTTCCTACTCTAAACAGCAAATTGCAGTGGGTAGGGCAGtataatgcattttctttagTTGTACATCAGGTACACCTGTGTTATTCTGACATAGTACATCAGTATCGGCACCACTGTGAATTACTAGGGAATACACAGCACTGACATTTTGCAGAAAGCCCACATCTTGGTAGTATCCCACTTTTACATCTGCTGCACAGTAGTGAAATTGTCTGGACTTAAAGATTCATGTATACTACCCCTGATTTCCATGCTGCTTGTGGAGAGACCTGCAAAATGCTAGACAAGAGAGACTTGAAGATAAAGAGTCCATTGAAATAGAATTGCTTCTTCAAAGGGGAGGAGTAGAGTTAGCTGGTGTAAATTCATATGGATGATGGTTGTtgctcagcagtgctgaagAACACTAAATCGGAAAGTCAgcatgttggtttttttttcccagacagTAAACATTTGGTGATGTTGAGTTGAAAAGCAAGTCGGTATTTTTTATTACTACCAGTttatctgtttgtttgcttccagGTTCTTCTACAAGTAGAAATTTGTGAAATAGAAGGCAATATTTTCAGGCTTAAAATTGATGAGGCATCTCCTCTCAGAGCAAGATACAAAGTTCGTGATGTTCTTATAAAGGAACCTACCACCCAAAGGTAAGTGATGGGAAGATGATTTAGCACCTAAGTAACTTACACAGCTTCATTTGCAAGACTGTTCTACTTCTCCTTCATCTGTGCTACACTACAGTTGTCTCTATATAGTACAAAGTTATaatgggaagagaaaataaagatgtatgtagttaattttttaaaaagtcatgtTAAATACACAGGAGAAAGCCTCAAATTTCTTATGTATGTGACAAAACTACTTGAAAATAGCCTACTTGTTATGATGCATCATTTTTACCTAAAACATTAACTGCTAATATGAAACCTCTGTAGCCACCTGTTGCACTGTGCAGTGAACCCTGAACACAGCATGTATTTCTGGAGTTCTTTGCCTCAACATtagctttggggtttttctaatgtatgcagatattcTCAGCccatattttgtttcaaataattATTAGTTACAGTGGATTTCACATGCTGATAATTCGTATAAAACTgacattgcttttcatttgccAGACTCTTCATATCCCAGAATGAGGCAGGTGTTTTGGTGCTGTCAAGTGTTAATGAGGACTACAAACTTCAAGTCACAGCAAACCCCTTCCAGATTGAGCTACAGTCCAAGGGTGAGACTGTTCTGAGCATGAATTCCAATGGGTTGTTATACTTTGAGCATCTACAACCACCTCCCAGTGACAGGTATAGTATCTGTCTATCACATTGTAATATGTACTGATTGTGCTGTAGCTAAGACAAACAATTCTATGGAATTGCAATTTCTATGATAGAAGCTCTTGCGCACTGAAGTCTGTCTTTCCTTCTACTTCATACCACTAAGTAATATGGTGAAGTTTTAACTTCCCTACTTCAGATCAATTCATTGCAGACTGTTCTAatccctgcagcagccatgTGCAATTTAACAGCCAATTCTGTAAAATGCTAAAGTATCCCGGTACCCTTTGTCTTTCTTGGGAATATGTGATGCTTATTAGTTTCATCTCCTTTTATGACTAAACTTACTCTTCAGGTATGTTTTATTCATCATATAAGCTCTTAAAGTAAGTTTTGTTCAACTTATAATGTGCCATACAAGTGGGAAAATTTTACAGGTCAGTCTCACTGCAAAGCACTAGAAAGGTGAGAAAACACAGTGCAGGACATGTCATGACTAGAAAAAGAGCGTAGCAAGCATCTCTCCTAGAGAGCATTATTTCAAAACTTGTAATTAACAGAGAAGCCGTAACAGAGAATGACAAAGAAGTGGGGATCTGGGTAGGTGAAATTCTGATGCAGatagaaataaatgtgaaagGCTAAGAAGTCAATCTAACTCAAATATGGAGTAAAGGTTATTTTAAGACATTGCATATTAAAATGATTTGAGGGTTAGAGCTCTCAACTATGACATCAATATTCAGAATAGTCAAGCACCAAAACTGTAATATAATGTTTAAGGCAATGCGTAATAAGTGAATTTTCTGATTGAAATCCTTACTTACATTAACAATAACCTGATTGTTCGTAATTGTTTTCACTAGAAAACCTACAGCAGAAAATGAGGAGGCAGCAAGTGATTCCTCTAAGGTAACTCATGCTTATTTCAATTCCAGCATGAACATTTTGTAGAAAGGAGAATCCTATGTTCATTTTTTCTGGTGCTATGTTTACAGATATAGTTTAACCACTTTCCAGTGAGATTAAAAAAGGATCTGGTATTTCATATCgaaatattttgcaaatttACTGTTGAATAAAGATTTATGTGTTTTACCAGGGCTATACAAGGCATCAGTCAAGTAGATCTAGcccaaaaatgttttttcctggcCTTCTTATTTAGaatgtctttctcttttgtccTTTCAACAGTCCAAAACACATGCCTTCACATACATTCATGCTTAATACAGAAGTAATACTCTGAAAAAAGACTAGGTCCTGGCAGTACATATGGGCACATATGAGTATTCTCAGGAGGCCGAGTTATGTCCATGATATAATTTTAGCCTCCTGTAGAACAGATGGCTGCTTACTCCACTATCCTGTTATAAATGGCAGGGGCTACGCTGCCTTCAGCATACTTGTGTCTGAACTCCAAGTTCTGCCAGGGAGCGTGCTTGCTCTAGGGAAGTCACACAGTTGCAAGAGGCCACGTCTGCTTATTCTAGCGTGAatgtagaaaagaaaaccagaaaagacaCTGCAAAAAGTGGACATTCTAGGACTGTAAATGGCAGGGCAAAAAGCTGCAAATTTGAAGGAGATTGGAAGTATTGGTTGCACACACAGGACTCTGGAGAGTGGAGGGCTTTTTTTGTTATCTGACCCTTACTGTTTAAGGGAGTGGGTTGGTTTCTGTTTGCATAGGTTTTCCTGTTTGGTTTTATCCATGCAATCTTTGCATTTCATAATCGTGTTCAACATCcagaagaaagacattttttataGTGAGAACAATCATTCACTGGAACAATCTTCCCAGGGATGTGGTAGAGTCCCCATCACTCACAGGTTTCAAGATGCAATTGGACAGGGTGCTAGACAACCTCATACAGGCTCCATTTCCCAtgaaaggttggaccaggtgatcttttgaggtcccttctaacttGGGCTATTCTATTGTTCTGTGGTTCTATCCAAGACCTCAGGTGTTCCTCCTACACTCTAGCAGAGTGCATTTGTGCTCCACTAGCATGTCAGTTCTTTAGTGTAAATTCCTGCAACAGGATCTGAattgtgttttggatttatttatattaaacaTGTTTGGCAAATTAAAGAGTTAACAGTGTACAAATCTCATGTGAGTAAATATTCTTCTTAGAAATACATGGTATGAGcatttgcatttgcaaagcttcattatttctgtttatgcaggagaaagaagaggatcTGGGTCTCTGGCAAGAGAAATTTGGCAGTTTCTTAGATATCAAAGCTCATGGTAAGAATCAGTCTAGTTCTGAAAACTGCTTTACATCTTTGTGTATACCTGTGTTCATTTGTAtttgtctgctttctgtttAGCAGCTTAATGTTTATAAATGTCTCGCTCAGtccttttgctttgcctgtCAGATATCAGTGATGGGTAACAAATCTGacaaaaatactggaaatattCATTAGATATCTGTTTAGGAAAGAACACATTAAATGTGACACATTTACTCAGCTCACTGTGCACCATTTTTGACACAGGATAACCCTATCGGCATTGGCGGACTGGTATATAATGCATGATATCAGGTCTTTTTTCTTGTAGTTTATTTTCATGACATATCAGAAATCATGATATCTAACAATTAGTAATTGTCACAGAGAAAATCTTTTGTAAGCAGTGACTACAAAACCGAAATACTGAACAGTCTTAAGGGATAAGAAGGTTGTAGAAATGTGTAGGTCAGTAGCTCAAATACAACTTAAATTATTAATTACCAAATTTTGTGATGATCTGCTGTCTGTCCAGTTGTATCCTTTTGTTAGCTTTGTCCATTACCACTATTATGCAGAATTTTATAGTAACCAGCACTACCCAGCAGCTGCAGTAGTAAGAGGGAAGTCTGAAAGAGCTTCCTTCTGGTGACAAGAGCTTCTTCAGACAACAGTCAAGACACAGAGGGGCAGGAAGTTGTTGCCCTTATTGTTTGTGCTGTATCTGATGTATTAGGCCAGCATCATGTTTTTCTGTGTTGGAGGAATAAAGTCCACATGGTCAGGTTTGGATCCTGAAGCCACTGCTTGTCAGTCTACAGGATCTCTGGTCACCTGCCAAAAGTTGATCTGGATTCACTAATGTGACAAGATGGTACCACTGGCAGAGGCTCTTCGCATGCGTCTCCCCTGGCTAAGGCTGAAGAGAAGAGCAGTAGAAAACAGGCAATTCTGAGTCTAAAGTCCACTCTGCTGTACCACTGTGCTGCAAAGTTTGGCTTGTAGGTACTGGGATAGAAACAGGAGATAATTTCAAGCAGTTTCACTACAGAATAAAGTTGTGACCTCCTATTAcaagatattttttctattaaagtGATCCATTTTACCTTCTTCAGCAGATCAAAGTcagaataaatacaataaaatctgTTCAAAACTTTACTTCTATACTACAGAAGTAATAATGAAGGTGAAGTTGAAAGCAAGTATGAAAGAGCTAATTattaaaacttgctttttgatgtattttttttagataGGTTGTTCTGCTCTGTTGTCTTCTGAGAATGAATCTCTGTGGTCTTCTCTTTTAATGTTATTCCCACAGGTCCTAGTTCTGTAGGGATGGACTTCTCTTTACATGCGTATGATCACATCTATGGAATACCACAACACACAGAAGGACTTCTTCTCAAAAACACCAGGTAAAGGTAGTGGATTGCTACTGAAAGCAATATCATTTTCATAGAGGAGAGCTATAACATTGTCTTAATAATTTAATGCAGGCAACAGCTTGACATAGGTATAGTATATAGTGTATATTTTAGTTTAATGATACAGAAAACTGAATCATAGCCCCTGTCCATGTGAAGTAAGttgttctgctttcccttcctgctccGCAATTTTATGAATGACTCTTTCTGTTGTCTCTCcatctttcattctttttttctttttctctgaattgCAGGATTGGTCATGTTTAAGCATAACTCTTAGGTGCTCTATAGAAGAGTTCAGAATTCATATTTTAGGACGTGGAGCAAGCGAACAGTAGTCTCACTGGCAGCAAAAATGTTGTTTGATTCCAATAGCTAAAGCAAAGAAGCAAGGAAGCAGTAACCTAGGTTGTCCACATTTCAGCAATGTGTGCTAAACTAAAGACCTTAGTACAGTGTGTTTACTCAGTTTAGTGGAATGGCAATAGAGCTAAAATTGGCCTGGTGCAGAATGCTTACATATAACAAACACATCTGTTTGTTTGTCCTAGTGATGGTGATGCCTACCGGCTTTATAATTTGGATATCTTCGGCCACAAGATACATGACAAAATAGGCATTTATGGTTCTGTGCCCCTTCTCTTAGCACACAAGCCTAACAGAACTACAGGGATCTTCTGGCTGAACTCTTCAGAAACGCTGGTGGATATTAGTACAAAGGCAGTAGCTGAGGTGAGAGTTGCTCACTTTCCTCAGGatttaataatgaaagaaaacacttcaggGCAGGGCCAACAGGAACACAGCACTGTTATTGGAGATATATCTTCTGCTCCCTAATGAATAATAGTTAGTATCTTCCTCATGTCCTTCTATGGCTAACTATTATTCTATTTTGTATAAGTAGTATGCAAGGTAAAGGATTTGTGAAGGATCTGTAAAAAACATTCTGTGTGTATTCCTAATACCTGACAAGGATGTGTTCATGAATTTTGTGGGTTTCCATCTTCACTCCTTCATTGAACAAAATTTTGATACAAAGATATTCACTTTTACCTTGGTTTCCTTCAAAGCATGGGCTGTCTGGATCTGCTGCAGAAACTGCTAAGCAGAGAGCAGTGCCTCTAACTGATGTGCGCTGGATGTCAGAAAGCGGGATCATCGATGCTTTCCTTCTGATGGGACCCACTGCATTTGATATCTTCAAGCAGTTTGCACAACTGACAGGTACTCACATAATTGGAGTCTGTAAGGCATGCTTACCTGGGAGATTCTGAGGAACATGCTGTACCCAAGAGTGGGTTAATATTTACCTAGCCCATTGTGTGCAGGAGGCAAATTGTTCCCAATTTGCGGTTGGTAGAGCAAAGGCTGGTGCTTTGTGAACACAGCCTTTCATCCTTGTTTTCTCTAGCATTTGCAGCTTGTCAAATTTGGCCCTAAGGGAGAAGTCAGCATAATCACTGCTATCAGAAACTGCTCCCTTAGATGAAGAGAGGAGACAGAGGAGGCTAGAACTGCCAGTCACTATCAAGACAGGCCACCTTATAatgaggaaaggcagaagttAAAAAGCAGTGTATCCTGGAGAGCAAAGAAGATAGGTAACTGTCCAGTGTGTCTATTAGGGAGGGGAGCAGAGATGGCATGCAGatctgggaaaggaaagaacCAAAATGCACAGTAATAGACTAAACAATGGAGGCAAGAGGACTAACACTTTGTGAAAGCAAAATTCCTTATGAACTAAAGAgaattaaaagcacagaaacatcCCTGGTAGTTTCTTAGTCTATTAGCAATGATTGTCTGCTTCACAGATGTTATGGAATGTGGTTCAACTGCACAGAAATAGGAAGGTAGATGACAAGAGGATCTAGCTAAGCAGATGtacctgcccatagcaggggggttggaactagatgatcttaaggtcctttccaaccctaactattctatgattctatgtgcatgCTCAGGGAAGTTTCCCAGCTCCCTTTTGCTGTATGTGTATATCCCTATGTTTTtcctaatttaaaaaatcccaacGATTACAGTCCCATGGTTCTCCTTGTATTGGAGCACCTGTGGGCCTGTTTACTCAAGTCCAAGCAGTCATAGGAGTTGCATTCTTACTGATTAAAATCTATTTAATTGTTTGCATTAATGACAGTTAATCTAATCTAGaacatttttgcattaaaaaagaatagaaCTATGTTGGTTACTGGGGTAACACTTCAATGTCATAGAACAACAAATTCTGTGTCACTCTTATATTATCATTACAGCCTTCTGCTCTTTCTGGCTTTTGAGCTCATCATGTTTCCTATTTCACAGGTTTGGCCACTTAGGTATGGAGAACGTGCTCTGGACTCAGCCTAGGCCAGCGTCCCGTAACTCCAGACAGATACATCTTAATCATGTCAACTTTTTCAGAGTCTCTAGATAAAATCCTAAAGGGTGTTAACAGTGTTATCTTCATTCATATACTCTTCTAGGCACTCAAGCCCTGCCCCCTCTTTTTTCTCTGGGCTACCATCAGTGCCGGTGGAATTATGAGGATGAGCAGGATGTCAAGGCAGTAGATGCTGGCTTTGATGAACATGACATTCCTTATGATGTGATATGGCTGGATATAGAGCACACAGATGGCAAGAGGTATTTTACTTGGgacaaaaagaaatttcagaacCCCAGAAAGATGCAAGAACatctcaggaagaaaaaacGTAAGGTAAATAATAtagcaggaagaaagaaaatagttctTTTGTCTTGTTTAATTTCAGATCCTCATgctgttttattatttcatagTTTATTCCCTGACCATCAGGCTAAGTCTGACCTAAGTGAAGCTCCATCTACAGAAGCAGCCTACCTCTGTGCTTAGTGGGCACAGTAGAAAATTTTTCCACTTAACATGAGCTTTCACCATTGGTAGCTGCTACTCttgcttcagcttttctttataTTGGTAATACTTTTTACTTTCTGCTTATAGTAACTGGGATTTGGCCTTTATGTTGATACCataaactaaatatttttttccttctgctgaagtCCTGCTGTGATATGCAGCCTGATAGCTTAATTagtctttatttctgcttttgcagcttAAATTTTATTCCTTGGAATTATATTTTCCTTGGAATTATAGAGGTATTAAAATGTAGAGAGTTAATATCTAAAATCTGTAGAATTGATTGCCCAAAATCCATGAACAGGGGACTGTTGAAATAGCATTCAAATTTCACAGTCCCTCAGTTGGAGCTACAGTACTATCACAGCTTTACAGCAAGGCAGTTAATGGCAGCAGAAAGTAACTGCAAAATACAATGCATTGATGTTTAAATCATCAGAaacttctgttgctgctgtatGCTAcacaaactattttattttgggATCTTATTTCAGAAGAGCAAGAGGATTTCATGCCCTCATTGTAAATTCAGCTCTTGTACATAAGTCTAGCACAGAATATACAAGAACTGGTAAATGCTTTCTAAAATTAGTGATACAGCTATCTTCTTTATCTGAAATGAAATCAGTATCTGCCTTTTATCAAAAGTGAGCTCTTGCTGGTTTGTTCAGTACGGTTGATGCTAAtcatgcattttgttttctcattctgGCAGCTTGTCGTCATTGTAGATCCCCACATTAAAGTTGATCCCATGTATACCCTGTATTCACAGGCAAAAGACAAGGGATATTTtgtgaaagacagaaatgggaaagattTTGAGGGCATCTGTTGGCCAGGTAAAAAACCACTCTGTCTCAACATTTCAAGctgtttatttgaaaaatattgagTAATGTAATTGGAACCCATGGAAGTGGAATTAAATTCATACATTCCATGCATTTTTTATAAATGTTCTTAATTTCACCTACTTTGTGGTTTCTTTGGTACAGTCATGTTTTGATTGCCTCAGCTGTACAACCTCCTTCATTATATCAGTTGGATCTGCAGATAGTCCCAGTGCCTAGAACTAAAATGTTGCATTTGTTAATCAGAGGAGCCGTCTATCTTCTGTACTTGTGTTGAGTAACAGAAATCCAGTCACAGCCTGCTGCATGAGCACAGCTCAAGCAGTCTGGATGAAATTAAGTGAACCCTGATACTGAAGATTTTGATTCAATCATAATACAGTGATTTGAGGTGTTATTTTCATGAGATCTCATTGTGGGGAGGCAAAGGAGGTTGTCCTTCTTTACAGTCAGGAAGCCTACAGTCCTGGCAAAGGAATGAGTATGGGAAAAATCAAGGCCATATTACAACTTCTAGCAGCATGGGAGGATGTAGTTATCCAGCTTCTCAGCAACACTTTCCTGTTTGAGGTTAAAATACCAGGGATACTGTCTCCCTCTGGTTTCTTGTTCATATCTGAATATATTTCAAACTGCTGTCAGTCACCCTTACATGGTGCTGAGCTTCAGACCTCCAGCATTTATGTGTGTTGGTCTGCAGAACATGGCAAGGGCTGTACTGAGTTCCAAGTCAGCCTGGAATTTGCTCTTGAGCTTTTGTCTCAGAAACAATAGCAACGTTATCACTGCCTACTGAAAGCATACTAGCCTTGGGCTGTTGTATTTAGGTGCAAAGACAATTCGTGCTTGCTCTGAAAGTCAGGTAAATAATTGGGATCTCCCacatccacaggttcctcttgttACCTGGATTTCACCAATCCTGAAGTGCGAAAATGGTACGCAGATCAATTTGCCTTCAAAACTTACAAggtttgtatttatttgctaTGATCTACATATCCCAGGACACCTGAAaatgggagaaagagagaagataaACTGCTGGCTAAACAAGTTGTTGGCTTTTGTAGCTCTATtatcatatagatatatatcaTATAAATATCTTGATACACTGAAGTACCATAGAAGGATTTTCTCCATGGACTTGCCTACCCTAAGAAAGTTGAAACCCATATGCCTCCAGTGAACCTGCTAACTGagttgcagcagcaggatggacaAACTGCAGGCATTTTAGCAACTCATCATCTAACACAGATGCTGCTTTTACAGCTTTTGCTATCATGATAGCACAGGAGGAGTGATGTGGGAGTGCTCTTTCATAGCTCATGGTCACTTCACCTTGACTTTCCTTCCAGCACTCTTGCCTAGTGCTGAAAAATGTCTGGGTGAACACTGCTGGACACCTCCAGTTCTACCTATCCTGCCCTGAAGTTCTGCTTTGCTGTACGGTTGTTGAAACTATTCCCTTAGTAGACATGCACAGTAGACATTTcccttgctgcttttcctctccagtttttcttttcaggcttTTGATTTTTAACTCATGGCTATTTAATActtctcttttccctgcctCTTTTCCCTCACCAGAAGGCAGGAATAGCAAGTATCTACTGAGTTTTCTCAGAATTGCATAAATCAAGTAGGCTTATAGG of the Melopsittacus undulatus isolate bMelUnd1 chromosome 4, bMelUnd1.mat.Z, whole genome shotgun sequence genome contains:
- the GANC gene encoding neutral alpha-glucosidase C; the encoded protein is MEAVTPLQVSVQDEAVDKSTFKKCNQIAFYRRQKLLHPGKSSYRALLDSVTLSDENVKFQIIHEENKVLLQVEICEIEGNIFRLKIDEASPLRARYKVRDVLIKEPTTQRLFISQNEAGVLVLSSVNEDYKLQVTANPFQIELQSKGETVLSMNSNGLLYFEHLQPPPSDRKPTAENEEAASDSSKEKEEDLGLWQEKFGSFLDIKAHGPSSVGMDFSLHAYDHIYGIPQHTEGLLLKNTSDGDAYRLYNLDIFGHKIHDKIGIYGSVPLLLAHKPNRTTGIFWLNSSETLVDISTKAVAEHGLSGSAAETAKQRAVPLTDVRWMSESGIIDAFLLMGPTAFDIFKQFAQLTGTQALPPLFSLGYHQCRWNYEDEQDVKAVDAGFDEHDIPYDVIWLDIEHTDGKRYFTWDKKKFQNPRKMQEHLRKKKRKLVVIVDPHIKVDPMYTLYSQAKDKGYFVKDRNGKDFEGICWPGSSCYLDFTNPEVRKWYADQFAFKTYKGSTNILFVWNDMNEPSVFKGAELTMQKDAVHYNNWEHREVHNLYGFYQQMATAEGLIKRSSGKERPFVLTRSFFAGSQKYGAVWTGDNTADWSYLKISIPMLLTISMAGISFCGADVGGFIGDPEPELLVRWYQAGAYQPFFRGHSNMESKRREPWLFGEKNTQIIREAIRARYVLLPYLYTLFYRAHTAAEPVMRPLWVEFPGNIETFGVENEYMLGNALLVHPVTEKEAKAVSVLLPGSQEIWYDFRKFKRMEDPGTLKIPVTLENIPVFQRGGTVIPLKTTAGKSTEWMIDTSYELHVALDTEACAIGEIYIDDGHSFQYLHKKQFLYRKFTFHKNILSSSCSDESGQYQTTCVVERVIVLGFGQQPTFVTACSKDGKQKEVVFTYDTKTSALTLENLALSVAADWKICIN